In the genome of Mycteria americana isolate JAX WOST 10 ecotype Jacksonville Zoo and Gardens chromosome 7, USCA_MyAme_1.0, whole genome shotgun sequence, one region contains:
- the RAP2B gene encoding ras-related protein Rap-2b gives MREYKVVVLGSGGVGKSALTVQFVTGSFIEKYDPTIEDFYRKEIEVDSSPSVLEILDTAGTEQFASMRDLYIKNGQGFILVYSLVNQQSFQDIKPMRDQIIRVKRYERVPMILVGNKVDLEGEREVSFGEGKALAEEWSCPFMETSAKNKASVDELFAEIVRQMNYASQPNGDEQCCSSCAIL, from the coding sequence ATGCGGGAGTACAAGGTGGTGGTGCTGGGCTCGGGCGGCGTGGGCAAGTCCGCCCTCACCGTCCAGTTCGTGACGGGCTCCTTCATCGAGAAGTATGACCCCACCATCGAGGACTTCTACCGCAAGGAGATCGAGGTGGACTCCTCGCCGTCGGTGCTGGAGATCCTGGACACGGCGGGCACCGAGCAGTTCGCCTCCATGCGGGACCTCTACATCAAGAACGGGCAGGGCTTCATCCTGGTCTACAGCCTGGTGAACCAGCAGAGCTTCCAGGACATCAAGCCCATGCGGGACCAGATCATCCGGGTGAAGAGGTACGAGAGGGTGCCCATGATCCTGGTGGGCAACAAGGTGGACCTGGAGGGCGAGCGGGAGGTCTCCTTCGGGGAGGGCAAAGCCCTGGCCGAGGAGTGGAGCTGCCCCTTCATGGAGACCTCGGCCAAAAACAAAGCCTCGGTGGACGAGCTCTTCGCGGAGATCGTCAGGCAGATGAACTACGCCTCGCAGCCCAACGGGGACGagcagtgctgctcctcctgcgccATCCTctga
- the LOC142412954 gene encoding uncharacterized protein LOC142412954 has translation MAPGAPPPSPPARGCRFPPALAGRGEGGARTPRRALTGAARGPPGRGRGGHASQSRAGPAPGRGRAPAPARRLRGGRRRPPLRRRRRRRRRRSRSAAAAGSGPGPAAGRRCRGPWRPAARPGPLARARRRPPPLASRRRGAARAAPRPAPLVRPRRRPAGAGRARGAARVPPPPSAGSGWQRRARGDSGAPSGAGRAHPARAEPRCPRPAGQAGSCARHGDGRRAAGPAAPGPPAPLSAEGTARLSPHRGPSRPIGPRQGTKRPSQPAPGPAPGQLRDLPLPEAASSRALDGVSDPTEAARGEGAAAGPGPPATEGLLAAPSHPVREGLARVGAPSSPLALPRASLPRRLWRLEVPALCRGKPSLAGKAPSAPGAPRERRLEPAGLSASCPSRDRPPRWEAVAVAAMAVGSS, from the exons ATGGCTCCCGGCGCGCCGCCTCCCTCGCCTCCCGCTCGGGGCTGCCGCTTCCCTCCCGCCCTCGCG ggaaggggggaaggaggggcgCGCACGCCCCGCCGGGCGCTCACTGGCGCCGCGCGGGGCCcgccggggcggggaaggggcggccACGCCTCGCAGAgccgcgccgggccggccccggggcgggggcgggcgccggCTCCTGCGCGGCGGCtgcgcggggggaggcggcggccgccgctgaggagaaggagaaggaggagaaggagaaggagcagaagcgctgccgctgccggctccggccccggccccgcggcgggacggCGCTGCCGCGGCCCATggcgccccgcggcccgccccggcccaTTGGctcgggcccgccgccgcccgcccccatTGGCttcccggcggcggggagccgcgcGCGcagcgccccgccccgctccgctcgtcaggccccgccgccgcccggccggagcggggcgggctcGGGGCGCAGCGCGTGttcccccgccgccctccgcagGGAGCGGGTGGCAGCGCCGCGCCCGGGGGGATAGCGGGGCCCCCTCAGGAGCGGGGCGGGCTCATCCGGCGCGGGCAGAACCGCGCTGCCCCCGGCCTGCCGGGCAGGCGGGATCCTGTGCTCGGCACGGCGATGGGAGAAGGGCGGCGGGACCGGCAGCCCCAGGTCCCCCTGCCCCCTTATCGGCGGAGGGCACGGCCCGGTTATCTCCTCACCGCGGGCCCTCCCGCCCTATCGGTCCTCGCCAGGGGACGAAGCGCCCCTCGCAGCCGGCGCCAGGGCCTGCGCCCGGGCAGCTGCGGGACCTCCCGCTCCCCGAGGCTGCCTCCTCACGGGCACTTGACGGCGTTTCCGACCCCACAGAGGCAGCGAGAGGGGAGGGAGCCGCtgccgggcccgggccccccgccACGGAGGGGCTGCTGGCAGCGCCCTCGCACCCTGTGCGGGAGGGCCTGGCGCGCGTTGGGGCCCCGAGCAGCCCCTTGGCTCTCCCCAGAGCCTCCCTGCCCAGGCGGCTCTGGAGGCTGGAGGTGCCCGCTCTCTGCCGGGGAAAACCCTCCCTGGCGGGAAAGGCTCCCTCGGCCCCCGGGGCTCCTCGGGAGAggcggctggagccggctgggctgtctgcctcctgccccagcagggacAGGCCCCCGAGGTGGGAGGCCGTGGCCGTGGCAGCTATGGCCGTCGGCAGTTCCTGA